The sequence TACATATTTTGAATGAAAGATTGTGTGGTACTAGAAAATTAGATTTTGGtcagtgaaattattattacaagacATTGCTAAATTTCGTTCAACATAAACATGCAGAGAAACAATATTGAATTGGACGTTGATCTATTTGGCATAGAAGGACACCGGTCCGTAAGAAAGTTTTTGTCTAAGCTCGATTTGCCAAATCTGGAAGACACCCTATATTACCAAAACTTTCGCCTGATTTGTAACACACTCTTTTCACCAAAAGAAGTCGAACAAAATGATGACAAAATCAGGAATATTTTCGATCTTTTCGACAATGACCATGACGGGATCTTGAAGGGACAGGAGTGGAAAATGTGAGTAcagatacatatttataagtttgtatacatatgtatagtgtTTATATAAAGGGTGAGCCATATAATTTGCACatcttaaataacttttaagCTATgcttctaattaaaaattttgaaatacaaaagtattcgaaatTTCAAGGTCAACTTACTGTTTTTCGAATGGAAaggtatattttttcattatagaTCGAAAGAACATTAAATTTCCGGATGAAAAGTATAAACTTATAtgaattctaaatttaatagttaacGAGATCTTAATTAGTGAACAATGTCTCCAATAATACCACGCGGATAACATACTCcgattgatatattttaaaatttcattaacgaGGTTTATGATCAATATAGgtttatacatttctattaaaaattttatattctattaatccACGACGAGAGAAATATACCTTtccatataaaaaaaaaacagaaattgacCTTGAAAGTTTCGAAAACTGCAGTGTGTATAGAAAAAGTAGATACGACATCGCCACCATCCCTTAAAATCTcccatttttgtattaaacaattttaaattaaatgcataatttaaaagttgTTTGAGGTGTGCAAATTGTGTGGCTCAtcttgtatatatgtatacagggtgagtcaTATAATTGAGTATACCTATGATTAATACAATACGCGCATAAAAAATCAAGGCCACAGGTAAATTACCTAGCTGTCACATTTTTATGATTGACCGTTTTCCGTCcgcaattttcaattttattacttccAGTATTTATCAACGTGGCCGTAATCTTCCGTTAATATCTTATTGAAAGATAACAGTAATGAACGAATGCTATTTAATGAACGAATGCAAGTAAAAGtcgaaaacaataattttgcagAGGTCTTATTGAAAGCGATACATAAGAGAAAAcgtgaaattttatcaaataaacaGATCATTATTAGCTTTTAGTTTTTTAGACACGGAATACAAAAACATTATCTAAAGGAGAAAAACATGTGGAAATTGttcatttaacacgttgacgccggcgccgatattcacgattttctctgtgagtcggtgcccgaaatttacaaaaattaaataaattatgttaagtttataatattgaatttctctgtttttacaattgaatatcagtttataatgttcagataaaataacataaatctattttgtagtatctattttgtgaaatgcaagcaaaataaacaaatgtacgccGCCTCACGGGTCTAACACTTATGACTCACCGGTGGGCCAAGCCatcgtcaacgtgttaatgaaTACCTGGCAACAATAGAAAAGGTTAATATCTGCAACACCACATGAGTAAAAAGGGAGGAAAACAAAATACTATCGAATATTAGATTAAACATTGTATTTTAGAATtgggagaagtggcaaaaatTGTACACGTAATTCCGCGAACTTAGGTATCATTTTcgagattaaaatttattctaaacgATTATAGATCTAGAGTGAATCTTGATATTTTGAATGTCATAATGTTAAGAAGAtcaaacgaatttaattaaatattatatacgtgTATATGTACTTTGTTTGCttattttgtgttttataaatacatattatattttcatattttcgtttatatataataatttttcttttaacattaattagtTTGAGTTAAATAACTACGTGGATTATTGTGGGTTACTTCTACCTGCCTTGGTTAACCTGGTTAGGATTGGGTGGCGGTTAGGATCTCTGCAAGGATTCTTTTATGAGATTTCAAACAGTAGTGGAGCTTTGAAAACCGAACCTAGTGTTAACCGGTTTTGGGTGCAGATAGCGTTTAacttttgagatatttaatgttaaagttGTAAGGGCTAAAGCCAGGAAGAGAATACTAATACCGTAATTTTTTTCATCATGCCGAAATATTGcagaataagaaaataatagagagAATATAGTGCGACCataacgtaaaataatttacattgatttatttcattcttgccaaaagttttttaattttggaatAATCTTTTCATTCAGCCCCACTGTGCACTGAAGCTGGTGGGGGATGTCAGAGAAATACTTACAAATGGTGGAGTGAGGAAAAAGAATCAATGAGAAGACTTATTCATCTCATTTCTAATGTTCCATCTCTGCTATTCTTCTActtatgaacattttttcTGGTATGTTCGATTGCATCGTTGCGAAGCGGTTCATCTATTAGATTTCGTTACTAACGATTTTGacattaaatatcttaaaaaccATAAGCCGCCTGTACCTAAAACTGACTATCACTAGATTCCGTTTTATAAGTAGTGCCACTGTAAGAAACCTTTTTAAAAAGCCAGCGTTAAACCTGGAGATTTTTTCTTGTAAGTCGTAAGAACctaccggggggggggggggttcaTCGATCTGCAAAAAACGAATACTAGATGCAAAGCAAGCTTTCCCTGTGATATACGTTCACGACTTGGCTTTAGCAAGACATTAACAAGTGTCACCAACTGATTTTTATGAGACGAATATTCAAAGTTGAATAAtatctgtttttaattttttaattattcagaatttgCAATTCAAGTTTCgaaattcttcatttaatGAGTTGTTTCGTAATACGGAAATTATATGCGTTATTTGTTCGTAATTGATAACGTTTCATTCTTCAATTTGCAAGTAAGTTATAAAAAACGATCGCGCAGGTGGATTTTTTAACAGTTACTAGGGCTAATGTCCAGTTGTGAGGAAATCTTGCTTTACAACGAGCATTCGTTTTCTGCAGGTTAAATTCTCTCTCCAACGCTGGGATAGGTTCTAAACTCCTTTTTACAACTCGTTGCATACCATATGTTGTTTGATGTATTTGGTCGAGTCATGGCGAATCAGCAAAACACGGGCGCTATCAATCGCTCTACTAATATCTGGTATGTATAAGCATTTGAATTGATCCTGTAAAACGAATAATAAGTTTGTTTAATTGTGTGCCAAAAAAATTCAGTAGATATAACAAAACTTTGACTTCACATGTTCTATACATACGTTTcttataaaaagtttattaaactGTTCTAAAActtcattgttttctttttgtttcgcaattgtttgtttatatacttttttctccttaattcttaattatttatttaaatcaatatttatttcatttcattaatttaacacTTGATTGAaacgtaaaaaatgattgcaacatattgttcaaatattatatcgtCATTTGCTAACTATTGGGAGATTTTTTttgactaaataaaaaaagcacaGTACGAGTTAGTGTACACGCTCTAAATTCAATGCTTTAAAATACTGTGCGGATATCTTGCGCATTCAGTTGTGGTCTTTTTTAACAACCGGAAACATACGTAACGTTCGTTCGACCGTTAAATACGGATGATCACGTAATCAGAAATTAGCTCTAGATTGTACAcgttttgtatataatttaaatggcATCAGCGAACAAATACGCtggaaagaatatttttatgccGAGATCATTCGtttggaatttttcaaattaactaCGTATTTTTGGTTACACGGTAAAtgactaaattattaaaaagctaattatttaattcagaaCTTTCTGTGTCAACaatcagtttttaatatttttccaaccgGACGATTGTATCTTCAGGATCACATTTCACaccttccatttttaattgcctctatttctcttcgtTCTGTAACTAGTAATCTCGTTTGTtctcaattttgtttacaaaaatcaattatttcgttaGCCTCCTGTTGGTGTACCTACAATGTGGTTAATGACAGTTTTCCAAACAGTAAAAACTATGTATTAATTTCGTAGTTAAAAATCCGAAAAACACATTTTTGATAGATTTAGCCAACTAATACTTTATTTGGCGCCAgtaactaataaaaatcttttcagTAAATGAATGGAAGAAGGTGtttttctattgaaataaattgtctaaAATCATTGATGTTTTTCTGAATGCACAATGGGTGTTCAAGTACATTGTTCAACACTGCACATTAACTGCAGCGTAATCCATACATGTACATACACATAAATTGTGCATAGGGTAGGGCATCTGAAACAGCACACTTGAATAACTCGTGTGTCCTTAACAATAGACACAAGAGTTCTTCACATAAGTTGTTTTTGGAGGGAGTGGCACATAATATAATGGCAATCATTTTGTATTGGTGGTGGCCTAATCAAAAGTTATTCGAGCGTAAtcgtaaacattatttatattcgtagGTTGGCGCTCGTCGCTTTTGTTCCGTTTTTATGTTTGGAGTAAAAGGTCATCTCAAAGTCAAATCATGAGGCACGTCtcaatgtattttaattttaatcgttttctgATACCAGCCAAATTCCATAGTAAATGTTTcttgtaacattattattcGCGGAGACATTTTGACATGATCTGGTTTAGACGGGAACACTCTTTATATTAACgcttctattttcatttcattaaatgaaTTGCTTTGCTTTCATGTATATTTTAAGGTCGCTGAATAAAGTAATATGTAcggatataaataaattgattaaaattgcatGCAAATTACGTAGGCACGTAATTTTCATAAGCTTGTGTTGTTTATCAAATGCAGATTTCATAAGTGGTTGCAAATGACACTCGAACCGGTGAACGTGCTGCTCGTCGTAGAtatacaaaatgattttattgacGGTACGTTAGCGCTACGTACTTGCGAAGGCAATCAAGATGGGTTTGATGCTGTGGAACCAATAAATCGTTTAACAAAATATGGACTCTTCGATAAAGTTATTTACTCAATGGACTATCATCCAGAGAATCATATCAGTTTCCATGAGAATCTGCATTTGAGGGAAATTCATCCGGAATCGAAGGTACGCACGTCATagttgattaatatttatcgacggGGTTATAGCTTTCACATTTTACTGCCAAGTCAGGAAGAGAAATGCACGCCATCCTTTCATACATTCTTTAATTTGTAAGCCTCATAAAAATACTGAGCATCGCAAAAATAAACATGTTTGTCCTACAATATTAACGATTAATAACTGAAATCGAATTTTGAAGGTAAATTACGTTTGAAACATAGGCAAAATGACTTACAATGACTTGACATAGtcacattaaattaaaaaatacagatttttcgtagaagttgaaaatattatcatttctgtattaattccctgataagaTGCatctttaaaaagaatttaaaatcgGTCATTTCAGCGGGTTAGGTTGTTCTAGCAGTAATAAAGCTGCAACTAACATTTtcgtcaattaatattttgttctatcataatttagaaatacacTTAGTTCGCATCTTTTATCTAATAACGAGAGAATCAGTACAATACGTCGTGTTATTCTTGAATACGCTCTGCTCCCATTTCTATCAGCATCGATCCATCGTAATAGGTTTCAACCACGCAGGGTCTCCATCGGACCTGGGAGGTCGCTAGACGAAAGTGTTTACACTTCGAGTGTCGATTCCATGTTCTGATTCTACCGTTGTAGGTCGTAAGTAATCGATGAAACAATGACGCCGGAGACTGAGGGTAACCTTATTCGGTAAATGTCGGCGTAGCTTGGCCACTATTGCTCCCTTGCAttcattgatatatttttagaaagttaGGCATTTTTAAGTATGCTGGGTTACCCCATGTCACGTCGCGCGTACTGGTCACCGAGTGCGAATGGCAGGTGAGCATTCTGGTAAGAGGATTGTGATTCGAACTTACAAGAGGAGATCCCCGAGTTgatgtttaaattttgatgAGATTTGGTACATCGATACAGCTTGTAAAGATGAATTAAAGTTTCTAATAAAAGGTCAGAGAGACGGTTTGATTTACGGTGCGAGGGTTCAAGTAGGCCGGATCGTACTTCCACCTTTCCCCACCCCCTAATATTTCTAGTACTGTACAtgatattctataaaatattcaaatattctcgCACAAAGttcagtaaataaaaatcttctgtCCGATATTTCTAGATAAAACTTCTTTAAAACTTCatcgctattttatttattatttcattttatatatcttctattatatatatattacggTAAGCTTATAACTCccataaaatgttaatacatatattgataattgtttttctattttcaatgctTATATAGAAATCAGTCAACACCATTTTTGTGCGCAGGTATCAAAGAAAAAAGCGAAGGTGTTCGATAGCGTGATATTCTCGGAACCTCGCATGGAACAGATACTGTGGCCTAAGCACTGCGTCATGAACACCTGGGGCGCACAATTTCACAAGGACCTTGTGATCGTCCCTGGATCCGAACAGGTATGTAGAACAAGGGAAGAAAAATCAATACCGTAGAATTTCCTTTATTCGAACGCTATTCCAATGTAAACACAACTaatgaattcaattaaatatttactgaCGAAAGATTGATTGAAATGACACAactgttaatataataaatgatgtgTATATGCAACGAAAATACGTTAAACTAAATGCTGGTAAATTagactttattttaaatttttaattcggtaTCTGAGAAACATTTTCACTGGTACGTTCGTGCATAATTTTCACTATGAGTAATCGTGCATAATTGTCACTATGAGTAATCGTgcatattacataaataagtACTGACTGTTAGCAATGGTCGCAGTTGAACAATTCGTAGAgcatagaattttttatttccgccTGTCTTTTGAATACAAGGTACCAGATACAATatcagatataataaataaaaatataacatcgatttcattattgtataattctcTTTCGTTTAGAATGCTTGTTCGATGAacttaaattttcttattaagcCTCGATTGATACTTTAGGTGCAAAAAGGTACGCATCCGGAGAAGGATACCTATTCAGTATTTGCAGCGACAGATTCTGATGGCGTCAGCAAGTTGGAGCAGAAACTACACAAACTCGGCGCCACGCAGTTATTTGTTTGCGGCTTGGCGTACGATGTTTGCGTGAAAGAAACATGCTTGGATGGTCTTCGATTAGGATATCCGGTAGCAGTAATCGACGACTGTTGTCGTGGcgtaaatctgaaaaatatcgatGCTGCGAAACGTTTGATCATACATAATGGCGGCTTAATTACTATGGCCGACAGAGTCTTGTCGCTGGTGAACAATGAAGACAGGAGCCTTATCATGAGCCATCAGTCCGCAAAGAAGCTGGCTTCGATTTTGTCCCCCAAAAGCATGATGATTGCGTCTGAATAATAGCGTAAAACTTACTAGAACTGTAGAAAGAGTTCCAAGATAAATCAGAGAATCGATGCACAGTAATCAATTCGTCAGAACTTGAACGCAATTTCTGCGCTTATGTAAAACGTCATAAGTTACCAGAACTTATCCGACAAAGTATGTTAATATAGATATGAATTTGTGTGTATAAATTAAACGCTGTGCAGCGGTTCGAAGTAGATACATGGTTGCTATTAGATGCTATATGTATAGAAGTGTAGGATgttagagaaaaaaaacagagaTCGCAGTGATCCTTACAGAAATAATAAGCGAACCTGCATTCAGGTCAGGTAGTAGGTGTTGGAGGTAAATGGTAATGTACTGTAACCAAGTTTTTTAACGAAAacgaaatagtttatttatacaaacaaaTACGTTACACGATGCTCATCGGTACGTTGAGAGAATGTTAAAAAGAACCGGGCTCGCACGGACAAACTGACGGATCGTCTcggtcgcggcgcggatcgtCACTTGGGTCAAGGCGTAACGCCTATCTACCAAGATCCAGATTTTCTTAAGCAAGGTAGTCAGGAAGGTCAACCTTGTCGGTATCTACTCCCTACTAGTTTCTTAAAAGGGTGGGCAGAGAGGTCAACGTTATCAATATCTACTCTTTACAGTGCCTTTTGCAAGATTCTCGCAAGACTCCCACAATACTGCGGGAGACTTTCACAAGATTGCCTTTTTCTGGCTGAAGGTGCcctttttatagtatttttggGTGCTAGCCCTTGACCAATGAGCACAGAGTCTCGTACTTTTATGACTCTCGATACCTGCTCCGCCGCGCGTACGGTCGCCGAGCGTCGCCGGCCTACCGAACTCGTCACGCATCGAGCTATTCctatatacaaaattcttaaaaactaACGTCACGCTAcagtacaaaaatatattactttgaAGGGTACGTATTTTTTTCTAGGTTTGTAAGGAATAGGTGaggtaagaaattaaaatattgtgatCGATATATTTTCCTACACTACAAATGTACAAAGTTTACAGTATGATTTTACGTACACGCCAATGAAAAACTTGGAAAGCGTTTAGAAGTTTATACACGAAATAGGTCATTCCTGAGATGGTGAAAGTCTAGTTGAACTTATTCTACGTATGTTTCCTATTCTCAGtattttcaaagtatttttaagaactgttatttattaattgtacatatatttataccaGTACCATTGCGTTGCTACTTATATGAAGTgttcatttacaatttatattgtaattatttatcatctaTTGTCAGTAATGAATTGAGGATTCGTGATGATTAACAGtgtatattaaatgatttaataaacaccttttaaatataaagcaTACAGTTCGTTACCGCACTAACATTCAATAGGTAATAAATACGaacgtaataaatatgaaaatgggttattaacaatatcatTCAGTCCTTCACTAGGTACATCCATGTCCAGTTCCTGAGCGACCTCGCGGTTTTTTCGATATTGTTAGCAACATCATCCAGACTTCATTCCTTTGCTACGTCGTCAAAGGTTGCCTGTCCCTTATCGACCTCGCGGTTTTTTCGATTTTGTTCGCCGATTCATCGTCCATGTTTAGTTTGCATGCGTATCTGTGTCTTGCTCCGCAATCGTCACTATGATACGAGTACAGTCGGGACGTTGAATTGTAAGATAGCATCAGACATCTGCGTAAACGtgaaaagtaaatatatttatattaaatatatatatatataaataaaagataaaaattcacactatacatatatacaaggTGTTTCAAAAATCATTCGCAATCGGAAAGTGAGGGGTTTCTGAGGTTATTTGGAGTAACTTTCCATAtgcaaacaaataattacaacacTCACCTGCCGTCGCCGGGCACAGTTTGTTTCGTATTCTGATAAACTGGCTTTGCGCTGTTCGCCCATATCCACAAAAGACCAGGATTCAATCCACCCGTCCAGAAGTGTTTGCCTTTCAACTTTGAATTTATCTGCAGGCTGCTAAATACGTCTCGTTTCTCATCCTCTTTCTCGAATTCCAGCAAATGACCTCCCATTCCGCGGCAAAGACTCGCCGATGATTTCCAATCGAATTCGCGGTTGCTGAAATGGTAGCAATGCTGGCCGATTTTCGTGTAATTCGCAGGACACGGTTCTGGAAAGTGGTAATTTCAATAGCGATTTGCAAAAAGAGTTGAAAATCTAATAGACAGGATGAATACACACTCTTCTGATTCATGTTTCCGGAAATCACATAATAGAGGAGTTCTTCCGCTCTTCTCAATCGGTTCTCCAAGAAGTCTACTCTGTATACGAGCTTCTCTATCGCTCCTGAAATAGTAAATCCCGATTAAGCCATCGATAAATCGATTAAGATGTATTAGCACGTTTAGAACTGATGTCCAAAACCATAATACTCCCTTAGGCAAATATGTTTACCGAGAAGGTAGAGATCAGTCTCGGAAACTTCTCGCTTGTTCGGCGTCGATACTTTACTAGAAATCATCAAGGTATTGTCGCCCAGTTTCATCACCTTGGCGGTCCGTAACGTCTTCGAGTCGGAGACTACCCAGTCTTCAAGCATCTCAGACCATAGTCCCGGCGAATCGCTGATTGTAACGTTCGAGAAACTATCTAATAAATCATCACAAATGTTAATCGGGAGTTGCCGAAGTCACCGTCACAGatttaactttaataaaattacagtgtTCTTATCTCTTCTTACCACAGAATCCCTCGCAGGCGTGCAACAGTAAAAGAGCGAGAAGACACAGCTGAATAGGTCCTTTATCCTTCATGGTAAACCTGGAAATGGAAAAGGATACGACAATCAACAGGAGCAGGTCGGCCAGGAAAAAAGATACAGTTTTTTATCCGAAACGCGATGCAACTATCTCCAACTTTCTCAAAGAAAGTCAGAAGGAACGCGCGTCATTCCAATTACACAAGTATTTGCAACCGGAGACTCGAATGCTcgcgtattttaatatttggaaaTCGACAAGATCGGCATGATTACTGtttataagatatttatttcattaaagcgATCTAGTATATTCATAGGGATTATCGATCGATTGAGCTATCGATGCTTTACTCACATAATACTCGTGAAACAGACACGTTACCGCGGCTGTTATCATTCCACTTTTCTTAAGTCTGACGCATCTGACCGATCCGTTTCCGTTCGTGAGCCGCGCACGACTATCGATAGAGAGATCCGGAATTCGGACGCGTGCACAGCCAGAACTGTTGGACACTTTCTCTCCTCCTCGGAAAAATGAGTCACTTTCTTCGTCGGATTCGTCTGCCTCTCGTTTCGAACGTTTTCGCGACGCTTCATCAAGCATATTTGTTCGTTTTCTATGCTGTTCCTCCCGTATAGTCTCTGATATCGAATTGTGAGCAGATTAATTAACTCAGGAGCACTTTTTAAGACACCGAAAAGTTGACATCAACTGAAACCAAAAACTAATACCTTTGCTTTCAGCAAATGTACTACTaaacgaaaatagaaatagcaAACCAGATCAATGATCTTTTCATTTGACGGGAAGAAAAtcagatttattttctctacgtcgttatttaaaattgttgtgtGCTATGTTATCATATTTTgagaactttttagtttttctgtaacaatatttttactcatATTTTATAGGGGAGCAAACAGAACAGGTAAACGTAGTGTACAGAGCCGATTAATTTTCGGACGCCctttaaaacagtttttaaacCTGTCTATTCGACCATAATCagaatgttttttaaattttcatcataGGTTcacaataaaaagttaaaagacATGAgttgttcatttttgttggccgttccaagtaatagcaaaattaaaaagaaacattctAGTTATGGTCTAGTGGACTGGTCCCTCCGTCATCTAAAAAACATATAAGTAGATTAGTTTGGTTCTAAAAAATCAGATTCATCTAATCAATTGCCACTGTGTTTATAATCTAGTAAATTGTAAAGTATGTATGTTTACATCATGTAccttataaataaactttccTATATATCCATATATCCAATATATCCTATATACATTCCTATATATCCAATATACAGTAGATGTATATAATTGCTCATAATTGTAATAGTTGATGCCActtataattcaaaataaaaaa comes from Augochlora pura isolate Apur16 chromosome 1, APUR_v2.2.1, whole genome shotgun sequence and encodes:
- the LOC144468188 gene encoding nicotinamidase; translated protein: MKFGCFDNGVIVSELHVGGDRIVEYFIHILNERLCGTRKLDFEGHRSVRKFLSKLDLPNLEDTLYYQNFRLICNTLFSPKEVEQNDDKIRNIFDLFDNDHDGILKGQEWKIFHKWLQMTLEPVNVLLVVDIQNDFIDGTLALRTCEGNQDGFDAVEPINRLTKYGLFDKVIYSMDYHPENHISFHENLHLREIHPESKVSKKKAKVFDSVIFSEPRMEQILWPKHCVMNTWGAQFHKDLVIVPGSEQVQKGTHPEKDTYSVFAATDSDGVSKLEQKLHKLGATQLFVCGLAYDVCVKETCLDGLRLGYPVAVIDDCCRGVNLKNIDAAKRLIIHNGGLITMADRVLSLVNNEDRSLIMSHQSAKKLASILSPKSMMIASE
- the LOC144470686 gene encoding uncharacterized protein LOC144470686, with product MMFTMKDKGPIQLCLLALLLLHACEGFCDSFSNVTISDSPGLWSEMLEDWVVSDSKTLRTAKVMKLGDNTLMISSKVSTPNKREVSETDLYLLGAIEKLVYRVDFLENRLRRAEELLYYVISGNMNQKKPCPANYTKIGQHCYHFSNREFDWKSSASLCRGMGGHLLEFEKEDEKRDVFSSLQINSKLKGKHFWTGGLNPGLLWIWANSAKPVYQNTKQTVPGDGRCLMLSYNSTSRLYSYHSDDCGARHRYACKLNMDDESANKIEKTARSIRDRQPLTT